In Chelonoidis abingdonii isolate Lonesome George chromosome 15, CheloAbing_2.0, whole genome shotgun sequence, the following are encoded in one genomic region:
- the LOC116828240 gene encoding LOW QUALITY PROTEIN: pulmonary surfactant-associated protein A-like (The sequence of the model RefSeq protein was modified relative to this genomic sequence to represent the inferred CDS: inserted 1 base in 1 codon; deleted 1 base in 1 codon) has product MLSLQSLHILXAAVFFLMMCHADEVCRNPETLAHGTSGLPGRDGMKETQAHRYVSGPPGPQGMPGLPGRDGVPGVKGPQGEKGNKGERGEDGLQGLPASVARIAKAQVLKHRLTPLEGFLTLEGKITEVRGKILATNGKEVNFETTLKACEHAGGSITTPKNQEENDAILAIVKQFNKYAYLGIRESDVPGEFQYLDGKPLNYTNWHAHEPNGKGGENCVEMYTDGSWNDRKCDQYRLTICEF; this is encoded by the exons ATGCTGTCACTCCAGTCACTTCACATAC CAGCAGCAGTTTTTTTTCTGATGATGTGTCATGCTGAC GAAGTGTGCAGGAATCCTGAAACCCTGGCCCACGGAACCAGTGGATTACCTGGAAGAGATGGTATgaaggagacccaggcccacaGGTATGTCAGTG GTCCTCCAGGGCCCCAGGGCATGCCAGGTCTTCCCGGAAGAGATGGGGTTCCTGGGGTGAAAGGACCCCAGGGTGAAAAAGGCAacaagggggagagaggggaggatggactacaag GCCTGCCTGCTTCTGTCGCTCGAATTGCAAAAGCCCAGGTTTTAAAACATCGATTA actcccttggaaggct TCCttactttggaaggaaaaataacaGAAGTGAGGGGAAAAATTCTCGCTACCAATGGGAAAGAAGTCAATTTTGAAACCACATTAAAAGCATGTGAACATGCTGGTGGCTCCATCACCACTCCCAAGAACCAGGAGGAAAACGATGCTATTTTGGCTATTGTGAAACAGTTTAACAAATACGCTTATCTGGGTATAAGGGAGAGTGATGTTCCAGGTGAATTCCAGTATCTGGATGGGAAACCTCTGAATTATACCAACTGGCATGCTCATGAGCCAAATGGCAAAGGAGGGGAAAACTGTGTGGAGATGTACACTGATGGCAGCTGGAATGACAGAAAATGCGACCAGTACCGCCTCACTATCTGTGAATTTTAA